From Denitrovibrio acetiphilus DSM 12809, the proteins below share one genomic window:
- a CDS encoding D-alanine--D-alanine ligase — MKDKKVAVLYGGMSAEREVSLRSGQAAYDSLVRLGYKTVLIDMDRDVAQKISEAGADVCFIALHGTYGEDGRVQGMLDIIGMPYTGSSYQANMVAFDKLLSKERFIKGGVTTPDYIELNAPKKGMPFECCVIKPARQGSSVGIHIVQNEEEYFSKLEDAFKYDSKVIVEECIKGVELTVSILDGETLPVICIRPKKGVYDYESKYTKGMTEYVFDTGLSASETECVENAAMKAFDVLGCSGYGRADIMYDGRTPYVLEVNTLPGMTETSLLPKAANKAGMSFDNMVEKMLLGAFKDKR, encoded by the coding sequence ATGAAAGATAAAAAAGTTGCCGTCCTTTACGGCGGGATGTCAGCAGAGAGAGAAGTTTCACTGCGTAGCGGACAGGCTGCATACGATTCCCTTGTGCGCCTCGGCTATAAAACAGTTCTGATAGATATGGACAGAGATGTTGCGCAGAAGATAAGTGAAGCCGGTGCAGATGTTTGTTTTATCGCTCTGCATGGGACATACGGAGAAGACGGACGGGTGCAGGGAATGCTTGATATCATAGGGATGCCATATACCGGCTCTTCATATCAGGCAAATATGGTTGCTTTTGATAAACTACTTTCAAAAGAGCGGTTTATTAAAGGTGGCGTAACTACACCTGATTATATAGAGCTTAATGCGCCAAAGAAGGGGATGCCCTTTGAATGCTGCGTTATCAAACCTGCAAGGCAGGGCTCAAGCGTTGGGATACACATTGTTCAGAACGAAGAAGAGTATTTCAGCAAACTGGAAGACGCGTTTAAATATGACTCAAAAGTTATCGTGGAAGAGTGTATTAAGGGAGTTGAACTGACTGTGAGCATTCTGGACGGGGAAACCCTCCCTGTGATCTGTATCAGACCTAAGAAAGGTGTTTACGACTACGAGTCCAAGTATACCAAAGGGATGACGGAGTATGTTTTTGACACAGGGCTTTCCGCAAGTGAAACAGAGTGCGTTGAAAATGCTGCCATGAAAGCTTTTGATGTATTGGGATGCAGCGGATATGGAAGGGCGGATATTATGTATGACGGCAGGACGCCGTATGTGCTGGAGGTGAACACTCTCCCCGGCATGACGGAAACAAGCCTTCTTCCCAAAGCTGCAAACAAAGCAGGAATGAGCTTTGATAACATGGTGGAAAAGATGCTCCTCGGAGCATTTAAAGATAAAAGGTAG